The genomic window AATAAAATAGAAAAAGCATATATGGGGAATTTATCTTTGACTACAAAATAGATGAGTAGCCCGGCAAGGCTGCCCATTGTACCGGGCATAAACGGCGAGTGTCCAAGGTAAAAGAAACTCGTGGTGATTTTAACTACTCTTCGCATTAAAATACACCCCCTTATTCTTTATAAGATACGACATTCCGCTTATCAATGTCAAGAACGTTGTGATAAGCATCAATATGAATATCGCGTCTTTGTAAACCATTTCCGTGGAATCGCTCCAGAATCCGAAAACCTTTATCCCCGCTTCCCTGAATATGATGAATAAAAGAATGGCTATTATTGAAAATACCTGCGATACCATCTTCTGCTTACCGCCATCTTCGGCTGCCAGTACCTTGCCTTGCGTGAGCGCGGTTATACGCAGCCCGGTAACTACCGCCTCCCTGAATATTATTATAACGATCATCCACGCCGGGACAAGTTCCATCTCTACGAAAGCCAGGAACGCGGCCAGCACCAGTATCTTGTCGGCTATGGGATCCATCAGCTTGCCGAAGCTTGTTACCATATTGTTCTTCTTGGCTATATATCCATCGAGAAAATCCGTAAGCGAGGCCGTTAAAAATGTTATCAGCGCGAGTGTCTTCGCCCACACGCCGTGCAAAAATAGAAATAGCATAAATACGCCGACCAACGCAATCCTTAATATGGTCAGCTTATTAGGCAAGTTCATGTTACCTGCCCCACCAGATCGTATTCCAAAGTATCGACTATCTTCACTTCGTAAAAATTCCCTATCATTAAACCTTTTCCGCTTACATATACGCCGCCATCAACTTCAGGCGCGTCATATTCCGTCCTGCCGAAATATCTACCGCCTTCAAGCTCTTCGTCTATTAAAACTTTTAACCTCTTACCAATAAATGACCTATTGACCTCCGCGGAGACATCCTGCTGGGCCTTCATTATCCGGTCGAACCTCTCTTTTTTAACCTCTTCGGGGACCTGCCCTTTAAATTTCGCGGCGGGAGAGAGATCTTCCCTCGAATATATAAACGCCCCTAATTTTTCAAAGCGCGTCGCTTTCAAAAATTCCAACAGCTCCATAAAATCTTTTTCCGTCTCGCCCGGAAATCCCACTATTACCGACGTCCTCAAAGCTATGCCCGGTATATTCTTCCTGATATTTTCTATCAGCCCCACAACTTCCTTTTTTGTCACGCGCCTGTTCATCTTTTTTAATATCTTATCGCTTATATGTTGAATGGGCAGATCTAAATATTTACATATTTTTGGCTCGTCGCGCACTGTTTGTATAAATTCATCCGTATAATGCGCCGGATGCGTATACAATATACGCATCCATTCGACGCTATTTTTCAAAGCGGCCATATCTTTCAAAAGCCGCGGGAATTTACTCTTACCATACATGTCCGCCCCGAAAAGCGTCGTATCTTGCCCTATTATATCTATCTCTTTCAATCTTCCCGGCGCGGATATATCTTTTACCTCTTTTATCACTGACTCTATTGTTCTGCTCCTAAAACGCCCGCGTAGGCGCGATATTATACAGTAGCTGCACAGGTTATCGCACCCTTCGGATATTTTGACATACGCAAAGTGGCGGGGCGTCAGGGTAAAACGCGGAGATTTTTCATCGTAAAGATAATCGGGGGTTTTGGAAATTATCGATCGGGCCCTTCCGGCGACCATCGATCTTACTATGCTTCCTATCTTGGCAAAGTCGCTCGTTCCCACCAGCGAATCTACCTCCGGCAGGCTCTTCAGCAATTTTTTCCCGTGGGCCTGCGGCAGACACCCTGCGACGACAAGATATTTTATCTTGCCTTCTTTCTTAAGCTGCGCCGCTTCCAGAATAGTGTCTATGGACTCTTCCCGCGCGCTCTTCACAAAAGAGCAGGTATTGATTATGAATACATCGACGCCGGAGCCGACCTCATCCGATAAATAAAAGCCCTCTTTTTTCAAAGAGCCGAGTATTATCTCAGAATCAACCAGGTTTCGCGGACATCCAAGGCTTACGATACCTACTTTTATCATCAATCAGTTATTTTAATTTCACGCCTTTTCGCGTAATAATAAGGCCGGATATGTTTTTCTTTGTGGGCAGCGCTATCTGCCGGCCGTTTAGGATAAGTTCCAACGCCTGGACTTTCCCTATATCAAGCTCGATGGAATTGTTGGCTGTTATGGTCTCGACAAGGCCTTTTGACATAACTCTCGAAAATATCAGGATACCGTCTTTTGTAAGCTTAACGAGCACGGGCTCCCTTACTTTTATCACCAGGCTTAGCGGGGTCGATTTCGGAATAATATCCTTTGATTCCGAATCTGTTTTGGGGGCAGGTTTTTTCTTCTGTACGGATTTTACCGGTTTTTGTATTTTTTTCTTGGATGCCACAACCTCGGCAACCTGTTTCTGCTGCCGCGTTAATTTCGCTTTGTTAAAAGCCGTTATCACCTTACCGCCGATAATGATCGCGAGAAGAAGCGCTGCTATGCTAAGTATGGCTATCCCCGTAAAATAAAGGGCCTTGGGGCCTATCTTCGTCTCCGCCGGTAAAGGACTTTCATGGGCAGGCGCGCCTAAAGATACCGGTTCGGCGCGCGGCGGAAAATATTCTTTGAGTATTTCATTTGTCGGTAAGTTAAGTACCTGGGTATATTTTTTCAGGAAGCTTCTTACATATGTGTCGGTAAGTATTTCACTGGCCCTGCCCTCTTCGAGCGCTATCAGGACCGTGGAGTGTATCTTGGTCTGTTTTTGCACCTGCTCTATGGTAAGAGGCTTCTTCTCCCTCGCCTCTTTGAGCCTTCTGCCTATAGATACAGCTGCCGGCCGCGGTTCCCTTTTATTATTCTCCACTTTTAGCTCTATATTCTTCCAAGCTTACAAGAATATCCCTGGGCTTGGAGCCCTGGAACTGTCCGACTATGCCTTCGGCCTCCATAGTATCTATAATCCTCGCGGCCCTGGCATATCCTAAGCCCAGCCTGCGCTGCAGCATCGAGACCGACGCCTGACGGGTCTCGAGTATCATCTTCACCGCCTCTTCGTAAAGCTCGTCCTTTTCAAACTTTTTGAACGTGGGTTTTTTGTGCACATCGAGTATCGCCTCAATATAATCGGGCTGCCTCTGCGATTTTATATAGTCGGTTATGCGCTCGATCTCTTTATCGGATATCAGCGAACACTGCGCCCTGGTCGGCCTTGAAGCTCCGGGTTCTACAAAAAGCATATCACCGCGGCCTAAAAGCTTATCGGCTCCGTTTATATCGAGGACTGTTCTCGAGTCAACCTTGGACGCCACTTTAAATGATATTCTCGCGGGGAAGTTTGCCTTTATGACGCCCGTTATAACATCTACCGACGGACGCTGCGTCGCAAGGACTATGTGGATGCCGACCGCTCTTGATAATTGTGCCAATCTTGTTATAGCGCTCTCTACTTCCTGCTGCGCGATCATCATAAGATCGGCAAGTTCATCTATTATGACTACTATATAGGGAAGTTTTGCGGCACCACCCTGTCCGAATTTTTCATTATAAAGAGCTATATTCCTGACAGCGGATTTCGCGAATAACTCATATCTTGAATCCATCTCGTTCACCACCCAGTCGAGAGTGCTGGCAACTTTTTTATGTTCGGTAACGACCGGCGATAATAGGTGCGGGAGATCGTTAAATACCGCAAGTTCCACCCTCTTAGGATCTATCATTATGAACTTTAGCTCATCAGGCGAGGAATTAAATAGAAGCGATATTATAAGGCTGTTTATGCACACAGTCTTGCCCGAACCTGTCGCGCCCGCTATCAAAAGATGCGGCATCGACGCCAGATCGGCTATTACAGGCGCGCCGGCGATGTCTTTGCCCAGCGCGAGCTTGAGCTTCGACTTGGAATCTCTATATTCTTTTGAATCAAGCACCTCTTTTAAATAAACGAGAGCGCTTGCTGAATTCGGAACTTCTACGCCTATGGTGCCTTTTCCCGGTATCGGAGCCACTATCCTCACACTTTGCGCTTTCATCGCGAGCGCTATATTGTCATTTAACGAGGTGATCCTATGTATCTTAACGCCCGGCGCCGGCTCAAGTTCGTACCTGGTAATTACCGGGCCCTGATTAAAGGCTACTACCTTCGCTTCAATGTCAAAATCCGCAAGCGTCTCTTCAAGTATCTTAGAATTAGCATCAAAATCATCTTTTATCTTCCTCTCTTCGATAGGGGGCGGGGAGTCCAATAGATCCAATCCCGGCACATTAAATGGCTTGGGTTCGACAAGCGTGCTATTTTTATCTTTTTCGGCTACAGGCTCTTTCTTTGTTGCTACCGGATCAGCCCGTGTAACACTGACCGGAACATTTACTCCGGGGATGGTCCTTATGTCTCTCTTTTCTCTGATAGGATCCTGTGATTTAATGACTCTCGTTGTCTGCGCAGCCTGCGGCTGAACTCTTACGGGAGCCCTATCCTTTATATTAAGCGCGAGGTCTTTCGATCTTTTGAAAAGCGCCAAGAGAAACGGTATTAACAAAAATTCTGTGGCAAGCAACACTGATAATAAAAATAGTACTATTATGACTAAGATAGACCCTACAAATCCCAGGTACTTTAAAAGAAAATCCGAGAATCCCAGGCCAACGATCCCTCCCAGCCTGAAACGCATGCTGTTCTCCGCGCCGCCGCATATGGAGAATAGCGCGCTCGACGCTAATATAAGGAAGAATGTCCCGAATATTTTAAAATATAGTTTCTGCGGCATGATCCCGGAAAATCTCGCGATCGCCCAACTGATAATAAGTATAGGTATGACATAGGCGCTCAACCCCATTATGAAGAACATGACCGCGCCCAGATAAGCTCCGAATAGCCCCGCGAAATTTTTAATCGGGTGGTTTACTTTTGAGGTAAATAATGATACGTCCGAAAAATCGAATGTCACAAAGCTTATGAATACCAGCAATGCTATAGCAAAGAGTATTATCGCCTGTATCTCATTCCATCTATTTTTATCTATCATAGCCGGTTCCTAATATAAGGTTATCATATATTAATAAAATTGCCATACCCTATTTTCCGGTATGACCGAACCCGCCGTGAGAACGCGCAGTATCATCGAGCTCTTTGGTTACTTCTATCTCGGCCTTTACGACTTCTTTTATCACCATCTGCGCTATCCTGTCACCGCGGCGTATTGTAAAAGGTTCTTTTCCGTGATTTATAACTATGATATTTACAAGACCACGATAATCCGAATCTATCGTACCCGGCGTATTCACAAGGCTTATGCCATGCTTGAGCGCAAGCCCGCTGCGAGGCCTGACCTGTGCCTCATACCCCTCGGGCATACTAATATAAATGCCAGCCGATATAAGCTTTATATCGCCTGGCATCAGAATAACATCACCGGTAACATCGGCTACCAGATCCATCCCGCTCGATCCGCTCGTCGCATATCGCGGAATAGGAAGATCTTCGCAGCCTTCCTTCTTCTTAAGAAGAATTTTTATAGTGTTCAAATTTACGAAGTAAAACTCTTATTTTTTGCGGCGAGAGTCGTCTTCTTTTTTGTCTTTATCGGCTTCCGGCTTATAGTCTGGACCTGCCTGCTTCTTGGATAAATTCAGCCTGCCCTGGTCATCTATTTCCATCAGCTTTACATCGAACTCATCGCCTAACTTCACTACATCTTCAACGCTCTTAACGAATTTATTAGCAAGTTCGGATACGTGGACTAACCCTTCTTTCCCCGGAAGAATCTCTACAAACGCCCCGAAATTCATGACCCTCTTTACTTTACCTTTATAAATCCTTCCAACTTCGGGCTCTTCCGTTATGCCTTTGATTATCGCGACAGCCATCTCTATAGATTTAGGATCTGTGCCCGCAACCTGGACTGTCCCGTCATCCTCTATATCCACGGTGGCACCTGTATCCTGGATTATCTTCTTTATTACTTTACCACCCGGCCCTATTACAGCGCCTATCTTCTCCTGGTTTATCTTCAAAACCACTATCCTGGGCGCGAACGCCGAGACATCGCCTTTGGGCTGGCCTATCACCTGCATCATCTTATCCAATATCGACAAGCGCGCTTTTCTGGCTACTTCCAGGGCCTCTTTTATAACTTCAAAGCTTATACCCTGCACCTTAAGGTCCATCTGAACAGCGGTAACACCATTTTTGGTTCCGGCAGCCTTAAAGTCCATATCGCCATAATGATCTTCTACGCCGCCTATATCTGTAAGTATTATCGTATTTTTACCTTCTTTAACGAGCCCTATCGCTATCCCGCTCACAGGGTTCGATATAGGCACACCGGCATCCATAAGAGATAATGTGCTCGCGCATACCGTTGCCATACTCGATGAGCCATTCGACTCCAGTATATCGGAGACAATGCGCACGGTGTAGGGGAACTTCTCCTTGCTCGGCATTACAGCCTTTAATGCTCTTTCAGCCAACGCGCCATGGCCTATTTCGCGTCTTCCGGGGCCTCTCATGGGCCGGACTTCTCCTACGGAAAACGGCGGGAAATTATAATGAAGCATAAAACTCTTCTGCGTCTCGCCCTCAAGCGCGTCTATTGTCTGTTCATCGGCGCTGGTTCCCAACGTGGTCACTGAAAGGCTCTGCGTCTGGCCGCGCGTAAATAATCCCGAACCGTGAGTCCGCGGCAGTACGCCTACTTCGCAAGTTATCTGGCGTATCTCGTCGAATTTCCTTCCGTCAACACGCATCTTCTTCTCTATTATGAATTTTCGAACCTCTTCTTCTTCCGCCTCATACAACGCGAACTTAACGTCTTTTTCAGAGTAGCCGGAATCTTCTGTGGCAAATTTTTCAACCAGGTCCTTACCAAGTTTGTCCATGGCCTCTTCGCGTTGTTCTTTTGTATTGAGCCTGTTTATCTCATCGAGCCTGGAAACCGAGGCCTCTCTTACCTTTTTAAGCAACTCTTCATCGGTTCTGTGAAAAAGTATCTCTCTTTTGGGTTTTCCGCACTTTTTAGCCATCTCTTCCTGTAGATCTATAAGAACCTGCATTTGGCTGTGGCCGAATTTTATCGCTTCCAAAATGGTCTCTTCCGGTAATTCACTGCTGCCGGACTCTACCATCAACACGCTCGTCCTGTTGCCCGCGACCACCAGGTCAATATCGCTTACCGTAAGGTCTTTAAAAGTAGGGTTGATAACAAATTTCCCGTCTACCCTGCCTACCCTGACCGCTGCTATAGGGCCGGCGAATGGTATATCGGATATGGTAAGAGCCGCGGACGCGCCCAGCATGGCCAGAACATCGGAGTCATTCTCACTGTCGCTGGATATAACCCACGCTACTATCTGCATATCATTGATAAAACCTTTTGCGAACAACGGCCTGATGGGCCTGTCTATCAAACGCGCTGTAAGTATCTCTTTTTCCGAAGGACGGCCTTCACGCTTGAAGAATCCGCCGGGTATTTTGCCGGCTGCGTAGGTCTTTTCCTGATATTCACAAGTCAGGGGGAAAAAATCGAGCCCCTCTCTCACTTCTTTTGAACATACTGCGGCGACCAACACAACGGTTCCGCCAAGCTGCACGGTCACTGCGCCGTCCGCCTGTTTCGCCATCCTGCCGGTTTCGATAATTATACTCTGGCTACCTAAACTCTTTTCGAATTTTTGCATTCTATATCATCCTTTGCGTTTTTATGTGGGAGGTCTTCATAGGTAAAACGGTATAAAGAGAACCTCTAGAAAAACTACTTTCTCAGATCCAGCTTCTTTATTATATCCTGATAGTCCTTAGGGCTTTTTCTCTTTAAGTATTCAAGAAGCCTGCGACGGACACTAACCATGCGCAGAAGCCCCTGTCTCGAATGATGATCCTTCTTGTGCGCTTTAAAATGGCCGGAAAGCGAGTTTATACGCTCTGTAAGAAGAGCGATTTGGACGTTAGGCGAACCGGTATCTTTTTCGTGAACCTTGTAACCGCCTATCAGCTCCTGTTTCTTAATCTTTGCTAAAGTCATTTTCTACCTTTCTTATTAGTTTTGACATAGTATCACAATTATTATCCTTTGTAAAGTAATTTTTCTGCTTTAGACGCGTCTTTCTTTATCTGCTCAATCAAACTATCTATTGTGTTAAATTTCTTTTCATCCCTTATCTTCCGGATAAATATCACTTCGAGATCCTTGCCATATATCTTCCCATGAAAATCAAATATATGCACCTCTATAGAGGTCTCTTTGTCATGGCCATGGTTATAGAAAGTGGGCCGGACACCGATATTCACTACCCCTTTATACTCTTTTTCTTTATGCACCACCTTAACCGCATATACACCGCTTGGAGGGATCGCTTCATGATGCGGGTTCAGATTTGCAGTAGGATACCCAAGTGTGCGGGCTAATTTCGTCCCGCTGACCACTGTTCCAAGTATCGAGAATGGCCTGCCAAGAAGCGACGAGGCCTTATCGATCTCGCCTTCTATTATAAGGCGTCTTATTATGGTGGAGCTCACCACATGAGAATTTTTCTTCACAGGGCGGACAATCTCTGTTTTGACAGAATATTTTGAAGCTATCTCGGCTAACATCCTTATCCCTGCCAGCGCCCCCTTGCCAAAGCAAAAGTCCTCACCCACTATTATTTCTCTGGCGTTCAGCTCTCCTATCAAAATATCCTCAATAAATCTCTGCGCGGGAAGATTGGCCATCCTATTACTGAATTTCATTACGATAACTTCGTCTATACCGAGCCTTTTAATCAGCTCCACTCTATGCTTTAACGATATGAGGCTCGGCACAAAATGGCTCGGGTTCAAAACTTTCATCGGGTGGGGATCGAATGTAACGACTATGCTCTTTAGCCCCGATGCTTTGGCCCGGGCAACAACCTGTTTTATAACAGCCTTATGTCCAATATGGACTCCGTCGAATACGCCGACCGTTACCACAGAATTCTTTATCTTCATAATGCCTTTAATCTGCTCCCCAGAGCCTGCGCGTCAATACCTTTAAGCTCTTCGATCGAGATTGCGTCATCCATATTAATGCCGCCCGAGCCCGTGCGGTGTAATTTCGACATATACGCGCCGCATCCCAATACGGCCCCTATATCCATACACAGCTGTCTTATGTAGGTTCCCTTGGAACAATTTACTTTGAAGGATATTTCCGGCAGATTTATCCGGGTTATCTTCAACGAATGGATGACTATTTTTTTTGGCTCCAGTTTTATCTCTATACCCTTCCTTGCCAACTCGTATAATTTTTTTCCTTTGAACTTTTTTGCCGAATATGAAGGCACTGCCTGCTCTATCGGGCCTAAGAACTTATTAAAAGCGCCTTCTATATCTTCAACCGCGGCATTATTAAAGGCGGCGGACGGAATAATCTTGCCCCACGCGTCACCTGTGTCCGACGTCGCGCCAAGCGTCATCGTCGCGTCATATTCTTTATCGCCGTTGAGAAATCTATTTGAATGCTTGGTGTAATTGCCTATCAAAATTATCAGCAGCCCCGTAGCCATAGGGTCGAGTGTCCCGGCGTGGCCGACTTTTTTTATACTGAATCTCTTGCGGATAAAATCAACTACGTCATGACTTGTAAGGCCTTGAGGCTTATCGACTATTAATATTCCATCCATGCTAATGTCTCATCGCTTTCTCGACTTGGGCCAGCACTTTCTTTTTAGCCTCTTCGAGACTGCCCATAACGATGCAGCCGGACGCCTTTGTGTGCCCGCCGCCGCCGAATGCGGAAGCTATCTTGTTAACATCGATGGTCTCGCCATTGCCTTTGGAGCGGAAGCTTATATTTATTTTGCTCCTGTCTTTCAGGTCTTCCTTGAAAAGCACCGCTACCTTTACCTTATCGATAGATCTGGCGTAATTTATCAAGCCTTCCGATTTGGCCAAGTCCGCGCCGCTTTTATCGAGCATCTCTTTTGTGACTTCCATATAGGCTACTGTGCCGTCTTTATTGACTCTAAGAGTGCCCAGCGCAAGCGCAAGCAATCTCATGTCTTCCATAGACCTGCGCTCATAAACACTTTCTGAAACGAGCGCGGGATCGAGCCCGTACCCTAAAAGCTCTCCGGCTATCTCATGCGTCGCGCTCGATGTATTGTCGTAGTTAAAAGAACCCGTATCGGTCAATATAGCTATATAAAGCGAAATCGCTACCTCTTTTGTAAGTTTAACACCGGCTTCCCTGTACAATCTGAATACCATCTCGCCCGCAGAGCTCGCAAGTGGGTCCACCCAATTAATATCTCCGAATTTTTCGTTAGATATATGGTGATCCACATTTATTATAAGCTTCGCCTTTTCTTTAATCAGGTCGCCGACCTTACCCGTCCTTTTGAGTGTTGGACAATCGAGCACCACCGCAACGTCAAAATCTTTGACTGCGCCGATGTCATTGGAAACTTCTTGGGCCTTCGGTAAAAATCTGTAGTGTTCAGGAACGACATCGTTATCCAGGATATACGCGGATTTGCCCATTCCGATAAGAAGTTCTTTCATAGCAAGCTGGCTGCCCAAAGCATCGCCCTCGAGATTCACGTGAGCCGTTATAAGGAATTTATTATTCTTCTTTATCGCTTCTATCACTTCCTTCATTGCGATTGCCTTTCTTCTCTTTTT from Candidatus Omnitrophota bacterium includes these protein-coding regions:
- the rpsO gene encoding 30S ribosomal protein S15 — encoded protein: MTLAKIKKQELIGGYKVHEKDTGSPNVQIALLTERINSLSGHFKAHKKDHHSRQGLLRMVSVRRRLLEYLKRKSPKDYQDIIKKLDLRK
- the dut gene encoding dUTP diphosphatase, which codes for MKILLKKKEGCEDLPIPRYATSGSSGMDLVADVTGDVILMPGDIKLISAGIYISMPEGYEAQVRPRSGLALKHGISLVNTPGTIDSDYRGLVNIIVINHGKEPFTIRRGDRIAQMVIKEVVKAEIEVTKELDDTARSHGGFGHTGK
- the pgsA gene encoding CDP-diacylglycerol--glycerol-3-phosphate 3-phosphatidyltransferase; this translates as MNLPNKLTILRIALVGVFMLFLFLHGVWAKTLALITFLTASLTDFLDGYIAKKNNMVTSFGKLMDPIADKILVLAAFLAFVEMELVPAWMIVIIIFREAVVTGLRITALTQGKVLAAEDGGKQKMVSQVFSIIAILLFIIFREAGIKVFGFWSDSTEMVYKDAIFILMLITTFLTLISGMSYLIKNKGVYFNAKSS
- the rimO gene encoding 30S ribosomal protein S12 methylthiotransferase RimO, with the translated sequence MIKVGIVSLGCPRNLVDSEIILGSLKKEGFYLSDEVGSGVDVFIINTCSFVKSAREESIDTILEAAQLKKEGKIKYLVVAGCLPQAHGKKLLKSLPEVDSLVGTSDFAKIGSIVRSMVAGRARSIISKTPDYLYDEKSPRFTLTPRHFAYVKISEGCDNLCSYCIISRLRGRFRSRTIESVIKEVKDISAPGRLKEIDIIGQDTTLFGADMYGKSKFPRLLKDMAALKNSVEWMRILYTHPAHYTDEFIQTVRDEPKICKYLDLPIQHISDKILKKMNRRVTKKEVVGLIENIRKNIPGIALRTSVIVGFPGETEKDFMELLEFLKATRFEKLGAFIYSREDLSPAAKFKGQVPEEVKKERFDRIMKAQQDVSAEVNRSFIGKRLKVLIDEELEGGRYFGRTEYDAPEVDGGVYVSGKGLMIGNFYEVKIVDTLEYDLVGQVT
- the pnp gene encoding polyribonucleotide nucleotidyltransferase, whose protein sequence is MQKFEKSLGSQSIIIETGRMAKQADGAVTVQLGGTVVLVAAVCSKEVREGLDFFPLTCEYQEKTYAAGKIPGGFFKREGRPSEKEILTARLIDRPIRPLFAKGFINDMQIVAWVISSDSENDSDVLAMLGASAALTISDIPFAGPIAAVRVGRVDGKFVINPTFKDLTVSDIDLVVAGNRTSVLMVESGSSELPEETILEAIKFGHSQMQVLIDLQEEMAKKCGKPKREILFHRTDEELLKKVREASVSRLDEINRLNTKEQREEAMDKLGKDLVEKFATEDSGYSEKDVKFALYEAEEEEVRKFIIEKKMRVDGRKFDEIRQITCEVGVLPRTHGSGLFTRGQTQSLSVTTLGTSADEQTIDALEGETQKSFMLHYNFPPFSVGEVRPMRGPGRREIGHGALAERALKAVMPSKEKFPYTVRIVSDILESNGSSSMATVCASTLSLMDAGVPISNPVSGIAIGLVKEGKNTIILTDIGGVEDHYGDMDFKAAGTKNGVTAVQMDLKVQGISFEVIKEALEVARKARLSILDKMMQVIGQPKGDVSAFAPRIVVLKINQEKIGAVIGPGGKVIKKIIQDTGATVDIEDDGTVQVAGTDPKSIEMAVAIIKGITEEPEVGRIYKGKVKRVMNFGAFVEILPGKEGLVHVSELANKFVKSVEDVVKLGDEFDVKLMEIDDQGRLNLSKKQAGPDYKPEADKDKKEDDSRRKK
- the truB gene encoding tRNA pseudouridine(55) synthase TruB, translated to MDGILIVDKPQGLTSHDVVDFIRKRFSIKKVGHAGTLDPMATGLLIILIGNYTKHSNRFLNGDKEYDATMTLGATSDTGDAWGKIIPSAAFNNAAVEDIEGAFNKFLGPIEQAVPSYSAKKFKGKKLYELARKGIEIKLEPKKIVIHSLKITRINLPEISFKVNCSKGTYIRQLCMDIGAVLGCGAYMSKLHRTGSGGINMDDAISIEELKGIDAQALGSRLKAL
- a CDS encoding DNA translocase FtsK produces the protein MIDKNRWNEIQAIILFAIALLVFISFVTFDFSDVSLFTSKVNHPIKNFAGLFGAYLGAVMFFIMGLSAYVIPILIISWAIARFSGIMPQKLYFKIFGTFFLILASSALFSICGGAENSMRFRLGGIVGLGFSDFLLKYLGFVGSILVIIVLFLLSVLLATEFLLIPFLLALFKRSKDLALNIKDRAPVRVQPQAAQTTRVIKSQDPIREKRDIRTIPGVNVPVSVTRADPVATKKEPVAEKDKNSTLVEPKPFNVPGLDLLDSPPPIEERKIKDDFDANSKILEETLADFDIEAKVVAFNQGPVITRYELEPAPGVKIHRITSLNDNIALAMKAQSVRIVAPIPGKGTIGVEVPNSASALVYLKEVLDSKEYRDSKSKLKLALGKDIAGAPVIADLASMPHLLIAGATGSGKTVCINSLIISLLFNSSPDELKFIMIDPKRVELAVFNDLPHLLSPVVTEHKKVASTLDWVVNEMDSRYELFAKSAVRNIALYNEKFGQGGAAKLPYIVVIIDELADLMMIAQQEVESAITRLAQLSRAVGIHIVLATQRPSVDVITGVIKANFPARISFKVASKVDSRTVLDINGADKLLGRGDMLFVEPGASRPTRAQCSLISDKEIERITDYIKSQRQPDYIEAILDVHKKPTFKKFEKDELYEEAVKMILETRQASVSMLQRRLGLGYARAARIIDTMEAEGIVGQFQGSKPRDILVSLEEYRAKSGE
- a CDS encoding helix-turn-helix domain-containing protein; the protein is MENNKREPRPAAVSIGRRLKEAREKKPLTIEQVQKQTKIHSTVLIALEEGRASEILTDTYVRSFLKKYTQVLNLPTNEILKEYFPPRAEPVSLGAPAHESPLPAETKIGPKALYFTGIAILSIAALLLAIIIGGKVITAFNKAKLTRQQKQVAEVVASKKKIQKPVKSVQKKKPAPKTDSESKDIIPKSTPLSLVIKVREPVLVKLTKDGILIFSRVMSKGLVETITANNSIELDIGKVQALELILNGRQIALPTKKNISGLIITRKGVKLK
- a CDS encoding bifunctional oligoribonuclease/PAP phosphatase NrnA; this encodes MKEVIEAIKKNNKFLITAHVNLEGDALGSQLAMKELLIGMGKSAYILDNDVVPEHYRFLPKAQEVSNDIGAVKDFDVAVVLDCPTLKRTGKVGDLIKEKAKLIINVDHHISNEKFGDINWVDPLASSAGEMVFRLYREAGVKLTKEVAISLYIAILTDTGSFNYDNTSSATHEIAGELLGYGLDPALVSESVYERRSMEDMRLLALALGTLRVNKDGTVAYMEVTKEMLDKSGADLAKSEGLINYARSIDKVKVAVLFKEDLKDRSKINISFRSKGNGETIDVNKIASAFGGGGHTKASGCIVMGSLEEAKKKVLAQVEKAMRH
- a CDS encoding bifunctional riboflavin kinase/FAD synthetase — encoded protein: MKIKNSVVTVGVFDGVHIGHKAVIKQVVARAKASGLKSIVVTFDPHPMKVLNPSHFVPSLISLKHRVELIKRLGIDEVIVMKFSNRMANLPAQRFIEDILIGELNAREIIVGEDFCFGKGALAGIRMLAEIASKYSVKTEIVRPVKKNSHVVSSTIIRRLIIEGEIDKASSLLGRPFSILGTVVSGTKLARTLGYPTANLNPHHEAIPPSGVYAVKVVHKEKEYKGVVNIGVRPTFYNHGHDKETSIEVHIFDFHGKIYGKDLEVIFIRKIRDEKKFNTIDSLIEQIKKDASKAEKLLYKG